One Mugil cephalus isolate CIBA_MC_2020 chromosome 8, CIBA_Mcephalus_1.1, whole genome shotgun sequence genomic window carries:
- the adamtsl2 gene encoding ADAMTS-like protein 2, whose translation MRVSSREQCVETGVVLLGFLTLAVSVGNLSTRGLQEEGVASNSLEEELEVTTYWWGEWAKWTACTRTCGGGVMSQERHCLKQRKKVAAGKDNMTCTGTAKKYHLCNTKECPATGKSFREEQCWSFNSQLYSGRNYQWKPLYPDDYVHISSNPCDLHCTTTDGQRQLMVMARDGTSCKYSSYRGVCVDGKCEPIGCDGVLFSSNTLDKCGVCQGDGSSCSRVTGNFRRGTSTLGYSFITQIPEGSWDIQIIERKKSADVLAVTDQAGNFFFNGAYKVDSPQNFHAAGTVFKYRRPMDVYETGIEYIVSKGPIDQAINILVWNQNGRTPYITYEYTVLRDSLPPVPPPPVYTGSDTSAGEVSVEVGGLLAPNSSIYDQAAPGGQLETGGADGQKGQETNEVYEETAAIECDQDGAAAPKFTGNSSHSGSTVKPDPDVGPLDAGPDSPNLIWRVLLDGRISPDELLINISTNQLLTGGDGLFSSELGPAEMDLSSLEQDGLRDVNETLEFTLGQRRNDSGDGVNLNKTVQSSGRTSGRSNRTRGNQRFYQKNLKLSAADMYRWKLSSQEPCSMTCSVGVSKSFVSCVRYDGIEVHDMYCDALTRPEPVHDFCIGRECQPRWEASSWSECSRTCGEGFQFRQVRCWKMLSPGLDSSVYSDLCTMADLERPVERRACKSPACGPQWEVAEWTECPAKCGRKAQVTRDVRCSDETRPCDPTTKPASVKNCTGPPCERHWTVSEWGPCSGSCGQGKMVRHVYCKAPEGRVVPENQCSAENKPLAIHPCGERDCAPHWLNQDWERCNTTCGRGVKRRIVQCVGISGGKFQVFDEDVCGGSEKPEDETTCFERPCFKWYTTPWSECTKTCGVGVRMRDVKCYQGRELVRGCDPLTKPVAKQTCTLQPCPTEPPDESCQDRPSTNCLLALKVNLCSHWYYSKACCHSCRAVRPPAS comes from the exons ATGAGGGTGTCGTCACGGGAGCAGTGTGTGGAGACGGGCGTGGTCCTGCTGGGCTTCCTGACTCTTGCTGTGTCCGTGGGGAACCTGTCCACCAGGGGGCTGCAG GAGGAGGGCGTGGCCTCCAACAGTCTGGAGGAAGAACTGGAGGTGACCACTTACTGGTGGGGGGAGTGGGCCAAGTGGACTGCCTGCACTCGAACCTGTGGAGGGGGAGTGATGTCTCAGGAAAGACACTGCCTCAAACAGAG aaagaaagtcgCTGCTGGGAAGGACAACATGACCTGTACAGGAACCGCTAAGAAATATCATCTCTGCAACACTAAA GAATGTCCTGCCACTGGGAAGAGCTTCAGAGAGGAGCAGTGCTGGTCCTTCAACTCCCAGCTTTACAGTGGGAGGAACTACCAGTGGAAGCCTCTCTATCCTG ATGACTACGTCCACatctccagcaacccctgcgaccttCACTGCACTACGACTGATGGTCAGAGGCAGCTGATGGTGATGGCACGCGACGGCACATCCTGCAAGTACAGCAGCTACCGCGGCGTTTGCGTGGACGGTAAGTGTGAG CCAATTGGATGCGACGGGGTTCTGTTCTCTTCCAACACGCTGGATAAGTGTGGTGTCTGTCAGGGCgatggcagcagctgcagcagagtcACGGGAAACTTCCGCCGCGGGACCTCCACTCTGG GTTACTCTTTCATCACTCAAATCCCTGAAGGATCCTGGGACATTCAGATCATTGAGAGGAAAAAATCGGCCGATGTTCTAG CTGTGACCGACCAGGCAGGAAACTTCTTCTTTAATGGCGCCTACAAGGTCGACAGTCCTCAGAACTTCCACGCGGCAGGCACTGTCTTCAAGTACCGCCGGCCAATGGATGTGTACGAGACCGGGATTGAGTACATTGTCTCCAAAGGCCCCATTGATCAAGCCATCAATATTCTG GTGTGGAACCAGAACGGCCGCACGCCTTACATCACCTATGAGTACACCGTTCTCCGAGATTCCCTGCCACCTGTCCCACCTCCCCCTGTGTACACCGGGTCAGACACCTCAGCCGGTGAGGTGTCCGTGGAAGTGGGAGGTCTGCTGGCCCCTAATAGCAGTATTTATGACCAGGCGGCCCCCGGGGGCCAGTTGGAGACAGGAGGTGCAGATGGGCAGAAGGGCCAGGAGACCAACGAGGTGTACGAGGAGACAGCAGCCATTGAATGTGACCAAGATGGAGCAGCTGCACCAAAATTCACAG GAAACAGCAGCCATTCAGGCAGTACTGTGAAACCTGACCCTGATGTCGGACCCCTGGACGCAGGGCCTGACTCCCCAAACCTCATCTGGAGGGTCCTGCTGGATGGCAGGATTAGCCCAGACGAGCTGCTCATCAACATCTCGACCAACCAGCTGCTGACGGGGGGAGACGGTTTGTTCTCGTCCGAGTTGGGACCTGCCGAGATGGATCTGAGCAGCCTGGAGCAAGACGGCCTGCGGGATGTGAACGAGACTCTAGAGTTCACTCTGGGCCAAAGACGCAACGACAGCGGAGACGGTGTCAACCTGAACAAGACTGTGCAGAGCAGCGGGAGGACGTCCGGCCGCTCCAACAGAACCAG AGGGAATCAAAGGTTTTACCAGAAGAACCTGAAGCTGAGCGCTGCTGACATGTACCGCTGGAAGCTTTCATCTCAAGAGCCCTGCAGCATGACCTGCTCCGTAG GAGTGTCAAAGTCCTTTGTCTCGTGTGTTCGTTATGACGGCATTGAGGTACATGACATGTACTGTGATGCTCTGACGAGGCCTGAGCCGGTCCATGACTTCTGCATTGGGAGAGAATGTCAGCCCAG GTGGGAGGCGAGCAGCTGGAGCGAGTGCTCCCGGACATGCGGGGAGGGTTTCCAGTTTCGTCAAGTTCGCTGCTGGAAGATGCTCTCGCCGGGTCTGGACAGCTCGGTCTACAGTGACCTCTGCACCATGGCTGACCTGGAGAGACCTGTGGAGAGACGGGCCTGCAAGAGCCCTGCCTGTGGCCCACAGTGGGAGGTGGCAGAGTGGACAGAG TGTCCAGCCAAATGTGGCCGCAAAGCTCAGGTGACCCGCGATGTCCGCTGCTCCGATGAGACCAGACCATGTGATCCAACGACTAAACCAGCCAGCGTCAAAAACTGCACCGGCCCACCCTGTGAACGCCACTGGACTGTGTCTGAGTGGGGGCCT TGCTCAGGGTCATGCGGCCAGGGGAAGATGGTGCGTCACGTGTACTGTAAGGCTCCGGAGGGCCGCGTGGTTCCTGAAAACCAGTGCTCAGCAGAGAACAAGCCACTGGCCATCCACCCCTGTGGGGAAAGAGACTGTgctccacactggctgaaccAAGACTGGGAGAGG tgCAACACGACCTGCGGCCGTGGAGTGAAGCGGAGGATCGTACAGTGTGTGGGCATCAGCGGGGGGAAGTTTCAGGTCTTTGATGAAGATGTGTGCGGAGGCAGCGAGAAGCCCGAAGATGAAACCACCTGCTTTGAGAGGCCGTGCTTCAAATGGTACACCACCCCCTGGTCTGAG TGCACTAAGACGTGCGGTGTGGGTGTCAGGATGAGGGACGTGAAGTGTTACCAGGGCCGGGAGCTGGTCCGAGGCTGTGATCCTCTCACCAAACCTGTG